Proteins found in one Sphaeramia orbicularis chromosome 8, fSphaOr1.1, whole genome shotgun sequence genomic segment:
- the LOC115424739 gene encoding E3 ubiquitin-protein ligase RBBP6 isoform X2, which yields MSHVHYKFSSKLSYDTVVFDDPNITLSDLKRQIMGREKLRAGDCDLQIVNAQNKEEYTDDQGSIPKGSSVIVRRIPFSGVKPSSTGKTHNTGRSDSHHNFGAFKAMDNPSTTGVLPFLSEMAILDNMDVSEEDKIKVLSQSMYDSSNYKKCGAGLPANYTCYRCGSTGHHIRNCPSVGQDKTSEAPLRIKRSTGIPRSFMVEVDDPGIKGAMLTNCGRYAIPAIDAKAYAVGKKEKPPFLQQEQPKSEGEDNPVPDELVCLICRDLLNDAVVIPCCGNSYCDDCIRSALLDSEEHVCPTCNQLEVSPDTLIANKFLRQAVNNYKKEQGYTRTIRRTSCPSQSQTPTTTPSPVPTPPPLYSHIQPPKPQQDPLLHCSEATDPPSVSQESDTAPIVTSPVSASNTPTTFLQLEESHVESPDKCTHREDDGGTHNAPAGSPSVLVSNTVSTSTPSQLIPLVTDPPVVDQPQSVTVHPDQSSQSAGERQTDLLSTTETCGLASAHSGQTACWESSSSSSTLVCPSGSWTKFSAQQLPSSSSPYSAAQPPLYPPVQFHTFLRAQQPLSSYPPVYPMTTPLWTLPTPRAAPIPSLCSSPSTSSIASLIPKEWFRHQRQKNERSPHRGSTYRHSSSQSKSSKYKSSRSYSRSSSRSRSRSRSQSRSRPPSPKSNHRDNASRYHSSHSYNYGYKHSRSPTPSSSSSSRVHHRSRSPSDQRKSQHHSRHHSRRSSSRSSSSRRRGNCSSASSSSHRETGNSEWNLDGYLQWKQEYNEWCEKYFNSYVGHFHQLPPPPPTPPPQPHWGKNSKKNYHPHSGHSFRRDGYSPASQWSSESHSPPSQSSSESSSMSSQFSSDSRSTPSQTSNDSCSPPSQSCTDSYSVPSREGAHLGANSSTKDRKEVEMQQIKGGKPVTTNIVRDKQQNTGRDAYVEDSPAQEETTSDASQLDQPPLKPDKNVDKGCERKKKEKKTSDKERGSKRGKDFDSRRDMEKHYKVKSSRGAGSTDSDRNRRPRGSKTPDSKSERSRKRKGDDMQRNESEKILTEDHCRESLKTKLTEEPQTHESESPKRFDRDKKKKEFWNAQPASEEDIWEGGIKVKPQKKISININLDGKRKQEDTEKHSQSSSERIEGKSQETTEDINHGEEKEKLNRRETDLDVNARSDSVREKKVVFERKIKPDGETRERLERAAFRDKKNEMWDSFIGEDGVGERKGTGEEEEFDLWHCALRGVKEEEDKTVLGQGGQKRRAEKEHKMGDDGRKTDTGDLPLTHQKEWINEDTTGQQRRMSIEDEAPPSQRSRNCCDKLNPAVDNSRTSSSVGKFGGEHHHRTMTMVKSLNEYTESRAAGKLDELILTQVPHSRWDKEESEGEQDNGETEAQTCSFPSPRPPVSATPADRKTEGENESKQQRLVELDRDRARAMEKREGMEKEGKSSLERNVAPSSGKHRTDSSFNTDKKREERDRESSRKRQKESKSSKEKIREKERGRDRERESRNSSTYSTHSSSTYNFIQILEEDGKKKLYEAARREKHQERNKNRERSSSYSASGGSRESHSISRAAELLSHNMHRAHRNLLQDLQCKVKDEESKHPSHQSLHSHSRSQGRERGLLHFKPPRESSPDWESTYTPPKDQWKHRRQCLSSQDLSLERGGEKEERTRNESGRERREWSPWKVDKAMKGNKQERQMRRSEEERSSSSISSPASLEDSKDNRGDEKKRQKTHKKEKRHPTSELEEVELMNSIKKKSKEGEKKESRGETDIWWKEEEDSVMLT from the exons ATGTCTCATGTTCATTATAAATTCTCCTCTAAACTCAGCTACGACACGGTGGTGTTTGACGACCCGAACATCACGCTGAGCGACCTGAAGAGGCAGATCATGGGCAGGGAGAAGCTCCGAGCCGGGGACTGCGACCTCCAGATAGTCAACGCACAAAACAAAGAAG AGTATACAGATGATCAGGGTAGCATACCCAAAGGCTCTTCTGTCATCGTCAGGAGAATCCCCTTCAGCGGAGTAAAGCCCAGCTCAACTGGAAAGACCCACAACAC tggGCGTTCAGACTCTCATCACAACTTTGGAGCCTTCAAAGCA ATGGATAATCCGAGTACAACAGGAGTCCTGCCCTTTTTGTCCGAG ATGGCTATCCTTGATAACATGGATGTCTCAGAGGAAGATAAGATCAAAGTCTTGAGTCAATCCATGTATGATTCCTCAAA CTACAAGAAGTGTGGTGCTGGTCTTCCTGCAAATTACACCTGTTATCGTTGTGGGTCCACGGGACACCACATCAGGAACTGTCCTAGCGTTGGG CAAGATAAAACTTCAGAAGCCCCCCTGAGGATTAAGAGGAGCACAGGCATCCCTCGTTCCTTCATGGTGGAGGTTGATGATCCAGGCATTAAAGGAGCCATGTTAACCAACTGTGGACGTTATGCTATTCCTGCCATTGACGC CAAAGCATATGCTGTTGGTAAGAAGGAGAAGCCTCCATTCTTACAGCAGGAGCAGCCCAAATCAGAGGGTGAGGACAATCCTGTACCCGATGAGCTCGTCTGTCTCATCTGTCGGGACTTGCTGAATGACGCAGTGGTCATACCCTGCTGTGGAAACAGCTACTGTGATGACT GTATTCGCTCTGCCTTGCTGGATTCAGAGGAACATGTCTGCCCCACCTGTAACCAACTGGAAGTCTCTCCTGACACCCTAATAGCAAATAAATTCCTCCGTCAG GCTGTGAATAATTATAAAAAAGAGCAAGGCTACACGAGAACCATCAGAAGAACATCCTGCCCCTCCCAGTCCCAAACCCCAACCACAACACCAAGTCCTGTTCCTACCCCGCCCCCTCTTTACTCACACATCCAACCTCCGAAGCCTCAACAG GACCCTTTACTGCACTGTTCAGAGGCTACAGATCCACCATCAGTGTCTCAGGAGTCTGACACTGCTCCCATAGTAACAAGCCCTGTCTCAGCTTCCAACACACCCACTACCTTTCTCCAGCTTGAGGAGAGCCATGTGGAGTCACCTGATAAGTGCACGCACAG AGAGGATGATGGAGGTACACACAATGCTCCAGCAGGTTCCCCTTCTGTGTTGGTTTCAAACACAGTCTCAACTAGTACTCCATCACAGCTCATACCACTG GTTACCGACCCTCCGGTGGTGGACCAACCCCAGTCAGTTACTGTACACCCAGACCAGTCCTCCCAGTCTGCAGGTGAGAGGCAAACAGACCTGCTGTCCACCACTGAAACATGCG GTCTAGCATCAGCACATTCTGGGCAGACAGCCTGCTGGGAAAG ctcctcctcctcctccaccttagTTTGTCCCAGTGGAAGTTGGACTAAATTCAGCGCTCAGCAGCTCCCATCCTCCTCATCCCCATATTCAGCTGCTCAGCCACCTCTCTATCCCCCTGTCCAATTTCACACGTTCCTCCGGGCACAGCAGCCCCTGAGCAGTTACCCACCTGTTTACCCAATGACCACACCCCTCTGGACTCTGCCAACCCCCAGGGCTGCTCCTATCCCTTCCCTATGCTCttccccctccacctcctccatcgCTTCACTCATCCCAAAGGAGTGGTTCAGGCATCAGAGACAGAAAAATGAAAG GTCACCTCACAGAGGATCTACTTACAGACACTCATCCTCTCAGTCAAAATCTTCAAAGTACAAGTCTTCCCGCTCTTACTCACGCTCTTCAAGTAGATCCCGTTCTCGTTCCAGATCCCAAAGCAGATCAAG GCCTCCTTCACCCAAATCAAATCACAGAGACAATGCAAGCCGCTATCATTCCTCCCATTCCTATAACTATGGTTACAAACACTCACGCTCCCCGACTCCCTCCTCGTCATCTTCATCAAGGGTACATCATCGTTCCAGGTCACCATCGGATCAACGGAAAAGCCAGCACCACAGCCGCCATCACAGTAGGAGGTCTAGCTCAAGAAGCTCCAGCTCCAGGAGGAGAGGGAACTGCTCATCTGCATCAAGCTCCTCCCACAGAGAAACAGGAAATTCAGAGTGGAATTTAGATGGTTACCTGCAGTGGAAACAGGAATACAACGAGTGGTGTGAGAAATATTTCAACAGCTATGTTGGCCATTTCCATCAGCTGCCACCTCCTCCACCCACACCTCCTCCTCAGCCGCACTGGGGGAAAAACTCAAAGAAAAACTACCACCCACACTCTGGTCACTCTTTCCGGAGGGATGGGTACTCACCTGCCTCTCAATGGTCTAGCGAGAGCCACTCCCCTCCATCGCAGTCCTCCAGCGAAAGCAGCTCCATGTCATCCCAGTTTTCCAGTGACAGTCGCTCGACGCCATCCCAAACATCCAATGATAGTTGCTCCCCTCCTTCGCAGTCATGCACTGACAGCTACTCTGTGCCATCCCGAGAGGGAGCTCACCTGGGAGCTAACTCATcaacaaaagacagaaaagaggTGGAAATGCAACAAATTAAAGGTGGCAAGCCGGTAACCACAAACATTGTGAGAGACAAGCAGCAGAACACTGGAAGGGACGCCTACGTAGAGGACAGTCCAGCACAGGAAGAAACTACCAGTGATGCCTCACAGCTAGACCAACCTCCTCTAAAACCAGATAAAAATGTAGATAAAGGCTGTGAaaggaaaaagaaggaaaaaaagactTCAGATAAGGAGAGAGGATCGAAAAGAGGAAAAGATTTTGACTCTAGGCGGGATATGGAGAAACATTACAAAGTAAAGTCTAGTCGAGGGGCAGGTAGCACAGattcagacagaaacagacgCCCTAGAGGCAGTAAAACTCCTGACTCAAAGTCAGAGAGAAGCAGAAAGAGGAAGGGTGATGATATGCAgagaaatgaaagtgagaaaattCTTACTGAGGATCATTGCAGGGAAAGCCTAAAAACCAAACTTACAGAGGAACCTCAGACACATGAGAGTGAATCTCCAAAAAGATTTGACAGAgataaaaagaagaaagaattTTGGAATGCTCAACCTGCCTCAGAGGAAGACATCTGGGAGGGAGGAATAAAAGTGAAACCACAAAAGAAGATAAGCATCAATATCAACCTGGATGGGAAAAGAAAGCAGGAGGATACAGAAAAACACAGCCAGTCTTCTTCAGAGAGGATTGAAGGAAAATCACAGGAAACAACAGAGGATATTAATCACGGAGAGGAAAAGGAAAAGTtaaacagaagagagacagaccttGATGTAAATGCAAGAAGTGACTCTGTCAGAGAAAAGAAGGTTGTgtttgaaagaaaaataaaaccagatggaGAGACAAGAGAGAGATTGGAGAGAGCTGCCTTCAGAGATAAGAAAAATGAGATGTGGGATTCATTCATAGGAGAAGATGGTGTTGGAGAGAGGAAAGGGACTGGAGAAGAGGAAGAGTTTGACTTATGGCACTGTGCCCTCAGAGGAGTGAAAGAGGAAGAAGATAAAACTGTCCTGGGCCAAGGAGGACAAAAGAGGAGAGCAGAGAAAGAACACAAAATGGGGGATGAtggcagaaagacagacacagGAGACCTGCCCTTAACTCATCAGAAAGAATGGATAAATGAAGACACCACAGGACAACAGAGGAGGATGAGTATAGAAGACGAAGCTCCTCCATCACAAAGAAGCAGAAACTGCTGTGACAAATTAAACCCAGCAGTGGACAACAGCAG GACTAGCTCTTCAGTGGGAAAGTTTGGAGGTGAGCATCATCACAGGACGATGACAATGGTGAAAAGTCTCAACGAATACACAGAGAGCAGAGCAGCCGGGAAACTGGACGAGCTCATACTCACACAG GTCCCCCACTCCagatgggataaggaagaatcCGAGGGGGAACAAGACAACGGAGAGACCGAAGCTCAGACTTGCAGTTTTCCTTCACCTCGGCCTCCAGTATCAGCGACTCCAGCGGACAGGAAAACAGAGGGAGAGAATGAGTCTAAGCAGCAGAGGTTAGTGGAGTTGGACAGGGACAGGGCCAGAGCAATGGAGAAAAGAGAGGGCATGGAAAAAGAAGGCAAGTCCAGTTTAGAAAGAAATGTGGCTCCCTCTAGTGGTAAACACAGAACTGACAGCAGCTTCAACACTGATAaaaagagggaggagagggacAGGGAGAGTTCAAGGAAAAGGCAAAAAGAGAGCAAGAGCTCAAAAGAAAAGataagggagaaagagagagggagagaccgGGAAAGAGAAAGCAGGAACAGCAGTACATACTCTACTCACTCCTCTTCAACCTACAATTTCATTCAAATCTTAGAAGAAGATGGGAAGAAGAAGTTGTATGAGGCAGCGAGGAGAGAGAAACATCAAGAGAGAAACAAGAACAGAGAGAGGAGTTCCTCATATTCTGCCTCTGGGGGAAGCAGGGAAAGCCATTCGATAAGCAGAGCGGCAGAACTGCTCAGTCATAATATGCACAGAGCACACAGAAACCTGCTGCAGGACTTACAATGCAAAGTAAAAGACGAGGAGTCCAAACACCCAAGCCACCAGTCACTACATTCCCACTCCCGTAGTCAGGGCAGGGAGAGAGGCCTACTCCACTTTAAACCACCTAGAGAGAGCAGTCCTGATTGGGAATCAACATACACCCCCCCTAAAGATCAGTGGAAGCATAGAAGGCAGTGCCTATCAAGTCAAGACTTGAGTttagagagagggggagagaaagaggagaggaCAAGAAATGAAAGTGGCCGAGAGAGAAGGGAGTGGAGCCCATGGAAGGTGGATAAAGCAATGAAAGGTAACAAGCAGGAGAGACAGATGAGACGCAGTGAGGAAGAGAGGTCCAGCAGCAGCATCAGTTCACCAGCAAGCCTGGAGGACAGCAAGGACAACAGGGGAGAcgagaagaaaagacaaaagacacataAAAAGGAGAAAAGACATCCAACCTCAGAGCTGGAAGAAGTGGAGCTGATGAATTCCATAAAGAAGAAAAGCAAAGAAGGAGAGAAAAAGGAAAGTCGTGGAGAGACGGACATTTggtggaaagaggaggaggactcAGTAATGTTAACTTGA
- the LOC115424739 gene encoding E3 ubiquitin-protein ligase RBBP6 isoform X1 yields the protein MSHVHYKFSSKLSYDTVVFDDPNITLSDLKRQIMGREKLRAGDCDLQIVNAQNKEEYTDDQGSIPKGSSVIVRRIPFSGVKPSSTGKTHNTGRSDSHHNFGAFKAQMDNPSTTGVLPFLSEMAILDNMDVSEEDKIKVLSQSMYDSSNYKKCGAGLPANYTCYRCGSTGHHIRNCPSVGQDKTSEAPLRIKRSTGIPRSFMVEVDDPGIKGAMLTNCGRYAIPAIDAKAYAVGKKEKPPFLQQEQPKSEGEDNPVPDELVCLICRDLLNDAVVIPCCGNSYCDDCIRSALLDSEEHVCPTCNQLEVSPDTLIANKFLRQAVNNYKKEQGYTRTIRRTSCPSQSQTPTTTPSPVPTPPPLYSHIQPPKPQQDPLLHCSEATDPPSVSQESDTAPIVTSPVSASNTPTTFLQLEESHVESPDKCTHREDDGGTHNAPAGSPSVLVSNTVSTSTPSQLIPLVTDPPVVDQPQSVTVHPDQSSQSAGERQTDLLSTTETCGLASAHSGQTACWESSSSSSTLVCPSGSWTKFSAQQLPSSSSPYSAAQPPLYPPVQFHTFLRAQQPLSSYPPVYPMTTPLWTLPTPRAAPIPSLCSSPSTSSIASLIPKEWFRHQRQKNERSPHRGSTYRHSSSQSKSSKYKSSRSYSRSSSRSRSRSRSQSRSRPPSPKSNHRDNASRYHSSHSYNYGYKHSRSPTPSSSSSSRVHHRSRSPSDQRKSQHHSRHHSRRSSSRSSSSRRRGNCSSASSSSHRETGNSEWNLDGYLQWKQEYNEWCEKYFNSYVGHFHQLPPPPPTPPPQPHWGKNSKKNYHPHSGHSFRRDGYSPASQWSSESHSPPSQSSSESSSMSSQFSSDSRSTPSQTSNDSCSPPSQSCTDSYSVPSREGAHLGANSSTKDRKEVEMQQIKGGKPVTTNIVRDKQQNTGRDAYVEDSPAQEETTSDASQLDQPPLKPDKNVDKGCERKKKEKKTSDKERGSKRGKDFDSRRDMEKHYKVKSSRGAGSTDSDRNRRPRGSKTPDSKSERSRKRKGDDMQRNESEKILTEDHCRESLKTKLTEEPQTHESESPKRFDRDKKKKEFWNAQPASEEDIWEGGIKVKPQKKISININLDGKRKQEDTEKHSQSSSERIEGKSQETTEDINHGEEKEKLNRRETDLDVNARSDSVREKKVVFERKIKPDGETRERLERAAFRDKKNEMWDSFIGEDGVGERKGTGEEEEFDLWHCALRGVKEEEDKTVLGQGGQKRRAEKEHKMGDDGRKTDTGDLPLTHQKEWINEDTTGQQRRMSIEDEAPPSQRSRNCCDKLNPAVDNSRTSSSVGKFGGEHHHRTMTMVKSLNEYTESRAAGKLDELILTQVPHSRWDKEESEGEQDNGETEAQTCSFPSPRPPVSATPADRKTEGENESKQQRLVELDRDRARAMEKREGMEKEGKSSLERNVAPSSGKHRTDSSFNTDKKREERDRESSRKRQKESKSSKEKIREKERGRDRERESRNSSTYSTHSSSTYNFIQILEEDGKKKLYEAARREKHQERNKNRERSSSYSASGGSRESHSISRAAELLSHNMHRAHRNLLQDLQCKVKDEESKHPSHQSLHSHSRSQGRERGLLHFKPPRESSPDWESTYTPPKDQWKHRRQCLSSQDLSLERGGEKEERTRNESGRERREWSPWKVDKAMKGNKQERQMRRSEEERSSSSISSPASLEDSKDNRGDEKKRQKTHKKEKRHPTSELEEVELMNSIKKKSKEGEKKESRGETDIWWKEEEDSVMLT from the exons ATGTCTCATGTTCATTATAAATTCTCCTCTAAACTCAGCTACGACACGGTGGTGTTTGACGACCCGAACATCACGCTGAGCGACCTGAAGAGGCAGATCATGGGCAGGGAGAAGCTCCGAGCCGGGGACTGCGACCTCCAGATAGTCAACGCACAAAACAAAGAAG AGTATACAGATGATCAGGGTAGCATACCCAAAGGCTCTTCTGTCATCGTCAGGAGAATCCCCTTCAGCGGAGTAAAGCCCAGCTCAACTGGAAAGACCCACAACAC tggGCGTTCAGACTCTCATCACAACTTTGGAGCCTTCAAAGCA CAGATGGATAATCCGAGTACAACAGGAGTCCTGCCCTTTTTGTCCGAG ATGGCTATCCTTGATAACATGGATGTCTCAGAGGAAGATAAGATCAAAGTCTTGAGTCAATCCATGTATGATTCCTCAAA CTACAAGAAGTGTGGTGCTGGTCTTCCTGCAAATTACACCTGTTATCGTTGTGGGTCCACGGGACACCACATCAGGAACTGTCCTAGCGTTGGG CAAGATAAAACTTCAGAAGCCCCCCTGAGGATTAAGAGGAGCACAGGCATCCCTCGTTCCTTCATGGTGGAGGTTGATGATCCAGGCATTAAAGGAGCCATGTTAACCAACTGTGGACGTTATGCTATTCCTGCCATTGACGC CAAAGCATATGCTGTTGGTAAGAAGGAGAAGCCTCCATTCTTACAGCAGGAGCAGCCCAAATCAGAGGGTGAGGACAATCCTGTACCCGATGAGCTCGTCTGTCTCATCTGTCGGGACTTGCTGAATGACGCAGTGGTCATACCCTGCTGTGGAAACAGCTACTGTGATGACT GTATTCGCTCTGCCTTGCTGGATTCAGAGGAACATGTCTGCCCCACCTGTAACCAACTGGAAGTCTCTCCTGACACCCTAATAGCAAATAAATTCCTCCGTCAG GCTGTGAATAATTATAAAAAAGAGCAAGGCTACACGAGAACCATCAGAAGAACATCCTGCCCCTCCCAGTCCCAAACCCCAACCACAACACCAAGTCCTGTTCCTACCCCGCCCCCTCTTTACTCACACATCCAACCTCCGAAGCCTCAACAG GACCCTTTACTGCACTGTTCAGAGGCTACAGATCCACCATCAGTGTCTCAGGAGTCTGACACTGCTCCCATAGTAACAAGCCCTGTCTCAGCTTCCAACACACCCACTACCTTTCTCCAGCTTGAGGAGAGCCATGTGGAGTCACCTGATAAGTGCACGCACAG AGAGGATGATGGAGGTACACACAATGCTCCAGCAGGTTCCCCTTCTGTGTTGGTTTCAAACACAGTCTCAACTAGTACTCCATCACAGCTCATACCACTG GTTACCGACCCTCCGGTGGTGGACCAACCCCAGTCAGTTACTGTACACCCAGACCAGTCCTCCCAGTCTGCAGGTGAGAGGCAAACAGACCTGCTGTCCACCACTGAAACATGCG GTCTAGCATCAGCACATTCTGGGCAGACAGCCTGCTGGGAAAG ctcctcctcctcctccaccttagTTTGTCCCAGTGGAAGTTGGACTAAATTCAGCGCTCAGCAGCTCCCATCCTCCTCATCCCCATATTCAGCTGCTCAGCCACCTCTCTATCCCCCTGTCCAATTTCACACGTTCCTCCGGGCACAGCAGCCCCTGAGCAGTTACCCACCTGTTTACCCAATGACCACACCCCTCTGGACTCTGCCAACCCCCAGGGCTGCTCCTATCCCTTCCCTATGCTCttccccctccacctcctccatcgCTTCACTCATCCCAAAGGAGTGGTTCAGGCATCAGAGACAGAAAAATGAAAG GTCACCTCACAGAGGATCTACTTACAGACACTCATCCTCTCAGTCAAAATCTTCAAAGTACAAGTCTTCCCGCTCTTACTCACGCTCTTCAAGTAGATCCCGTTCTCGTTCCAGATCCCAAAGCAGATCAAG GCCTCCTTCACCCAAATCAAATCACAGAGACAATGCAAGCCGCTATCATTCCTCCCATTCCTATAACTATGGTTACAAACACTCACGCTCCCCGACTCCCTCCTCGTCATCTTCATCAAGGGTACATCATCGTTCCAGGTCACCATCGGATCAACGGAAAAGCCAGCACCACAGCCGCCATCACAGTAGGAGGTCTAGCTCAAGAAGCTCCAGCTCCAGGAGGAGAGGGAACTGCTCATCTGCATCAAGCTCCTCCCACAGAGAAACAGGAAATTCAGAGTGGAATTTAGATGGTTACCTGCAGTGGAAACAGGAATACAACGAGTGGTGTGAGAAATATTTCAACAGCTATGTTGGCCATTTCCATCAGCTGCCACCTCCTCCACCCACACCTCCTCCTCAGCCGCACTGGGGGAAAAACTCAAAGAAAAACTACCACCCACACTCTGGTCACTCTTTCCGGAGGGATGGGTACTCACCTGCCTCTCAATGGTCTAGCGAGAGCCACTCCCCTCCATCGCAGTCCTCCAGCGAAAGCAGCTCCATGTCATCCCAGTTTTCCAGTGACAGTCGCTCGACGCCATCCCAAACATCCAATGATAGTTGCTCCCCTCCTTCGCAGTCATGCACTGACAGCTACTCTGTGCCATCCCGAGAGGGAGCTCACCTGGGAGCTAACTCATcaacaaaagacagaaaagaggTGGAAATGCAACAAATTAAAGGTGGCAAGCCGGTAACCACAAACATTGTGAGAGACAAGCAGCAGAACACTGGAAGGGACGCCTACGTAGAGGACAGTCCAGCACAGGAAGAAACTACCAGTGATGCCTCACAGCTAGACCAACCTCCTCTAAAACCAGATAAAAATGTAGATAAAGGCTGTGAaaggaaaaagaaggaaaaaaagactTCAGATAAGGAGAGAGGATCGAAAAGAGGAAAAGATTTTGACTCTAGGCGGGATATGGAGAAACATTACAAAGTAAAGTCTAGTCGAGGGGCAGGTAGCACAGattcagacagaaacagacgCCCTAGAGGCAGTAAAACTCCTGACTCAAAGTCAGAGAGAAGCAGAAAGAGGAAGGGTGATGATATGCAgagaaatgaaagtgagaaaattCTTACTGAGGATCATTGCAGGGAAAGCCTAAAAACCAAACTTACAGAGGAACCTCAGACACATGAGAGTGAATCTCCAAAAAGATTTGACAGAgataaaaagaagaaagaattTTGGAATGCTCAACCTGCCTCAGAGGAAGACATCTGGGAGGGAGGAATAAAAGTGAAACCACAAAAGAAGATAAGCATCAATATCAACCTGGATGGGAAAAGAAAGCAGGAGGATACAGAAAAACACAGCCAGTCTTCTTCAGAGAGGATTGAAGGAAAATCACAGGAAACAACAGAGGATATTAATCACGGAGAGGAAAAGGAAAAGTtaaacagaagagagacagaccttGATGTAAATGCAAGAAGTGACTCTGTCAGAGAAAAGAAGGTTGTgtttgaaagaaaaataaaaccagatggaGAGACAAGAGAGAGATTGGAGAGAGCTGCCTTCAGAGATAAGAAAAATGAGATGTGGGATTCATTCATAGGAGAAGATGGTGTTGGAGAGAGGAAAGGGACTGGAGAAGAGGAAGAGTTTGACTTATGGCACTGTGCCCTCAGAGGAGTGAAAGAGGAAGAAGATAAAACTGTCCTGGGCCAAGGAGGACAAAAGAGGAGAGCAGAGAAAGAACACAAAATGGGGGATGAtggcagaaagacagacacagGAGACCTGCCCTTAACTCATCAGAAAGAATGGATAAATGAAGACACCACAGGACAACAGAGGAGGATGAGTATAGAAGACGAAGCTCCTCCATCACAAAGAAGCAGAAACTGCTGTGACAAATTAAACCCAGCAGTGGACAACAGCAG GACTAGCTCTTCAGTGGGAAAGTTTGGAGGTGAGCATCATCACAGGACGATGACAATGGTGAAAAGTCTCAACGAATACACAGAGAGCAGAGCAGCCGGGAAACTGGACGAGCTCATACTCACACAG GTCCCCCACTCCagatgggataaggaagaatcCGAGGGGGAACAAGACAACGGAGAGACCGAAGCTCAGACTTGCAGTTTTCCTTCACCTCGGCCTCCAGTATCAGCGACTCCAGCGGACAGGAAAACAGAGGGAGAGAATGAGTCTAAGCAGCAGAGGTTAGTGGAGTTGGACAGGGACAGGGCCAGAGCAATGGAGAAAAGAGAGGGCATGGAAAAAGAAGGCAAGTCCAGTTTAGAAAGAAATGTGGCTCCCTCTAGTGGTAAACACAGAACTGACAGCAGCTTCAACACTGATAaaaagagggaggagagggacAGGGAGAGTTCAAGGAAAAGGCAAAAAGAGAGCAAGAGCTCAAAAGAAAAGataagggagaaagagagagggagagaccgGGAAAGAGAAAGCAGGAACAGCAGTACATACTCTACTCACTCCTCTTCAACCTACAATTTCATTCAAATCTTAGAAGAAGATGGGAAGAAGAAGTTGTATGAGGCAGCGAGGAGAGAGAAACATCAAGAGAGAAACAAGAACAGAGAGAGGAGTTCCTCATATTCTGCCTCTGGGGGAAGCAGGGAAAGCCATTCGATAAGCAGAGCGGCAGAACTGCTCAGTCATAATATGCACAGAGCACACAGAAACCTGCTGCAGGACTTACAATGCAAAGTAAAAGACGAGGAGTCCAAACACCCAAGCCACCAGTCACTACATTCCCACTCCCGTAGTCAGGGCAGGGAGAGAGGCCTACTCCACTTTAAACCACCTAGAGAGAGCAGTCCTGATTGGGAATCAACATACACCCCCCCTAAAGATCAGTGGAAGCATAGAAGGCAGTGCCTATCAAGTCAAGACTTGAGTttagagagagggggagagaaagaggagaggaCAAGAAATGAAAGTGGCCGAGAGAGAAGGGAGTGGAGCCCATGGAAGGTGGATAAAGCAATGAAAGGTAACAAGCAGGAGAGACAGATGAGACGCAGTGAGGAAGAGAGGTCCAGCAGCAGCATCAGTTCACCAGCAAGCCTGGAGGACAGCAAGGACAACAGGGGAGAcgagaagaaaagacaaaagacacataAAAAGGAGAAAAGACATCCAACCTCAGAGCTGGAAGAAGTGGAGCTGATGAATTCCATAAAGAAGAAAAGCAAAGAAGGAGAGAAAAAGGAAAGTCGTGGAGAGACGGACATTTggtggaaagaggaggaggactcAGTAATGTTAACTTGA